Within the Corynebacterium sp. sy039 genome, the region GCTTCGGAATACCTTGCGCATAAAGGCTATGAGGCGTCTCAGATTCTTGAACCTGGTCTGAAGTACGGTAAGACTCTCACCACCAAGATTGACTTTATCTCTTTGGGTATTTCCTTGGTGCTTGGTACTGCTGGTTTGCCACACGTGCTCATGCGGTTTTACACCGTGCCTACTGCTAAAGAGGCGCGTCGTTCAGTAACGTGGGCAATCGGAATCATCGGTGCGTTCTACCTTATGACTTTGGTTCTTGGTTATGGTGCGGCTGCTTTGGTTGGTCCAGATCGCATTTTGGCAGCACCTGGTGGGGCAAATTCTGCGGCACCATTGCTTGCTCTTGAGCTTGCTGGTCCAATTTTCATGGCGGCGATCTCGGCAGTAGCTTTTGCGACGGTACTGGCCGTGGTTGCAGGTCTGGCGATTACTGCTTCTGCTTCAGTTGCGCATGATATTTATGACGCAGTGATTCGCGATGGTAAGTCTAGCGAGGAAGAGCAGGTTCGCGTTTCTCGGATCACAGTTATTGTGGTCGGTATCGCCTCGATTATTCTTGGCATTTTGGCGATGGAACAAAATGTTGCATTCCTAGTATCGCTGGCGTTTGCGATTGCTGCTTCCGCAAACTTGCCGACGATCCTTTACTCCCTTTACTGGAAGCGCTTTAATACCTTGGGAGCGGTAAGTTCTATCTATGCTGGTTTAGGGTCTGCGCTTGTTCTTATTTTCTTCTCGCCAGCAGTGTCGGGTGCGGAAACATCCATGTTCCCTCATGTTGATTTTGCGTGGTTCCCACTCACTAGCCCTGGTTTAGTGTCTATCCCATTAGCATTCATCGCGGGTTATATCGGTACTCTCGTTGGAAAACCAGATAACCTCGACGATCTACAAGCTGAGATGGAAGTACGGTCACTCACCGGTGTCGGTGTGGAGGCACCAGTAGATCACTAAGCTGTAGATATCGCTAAAACCCCAGTTCCTGTGTTGAACTGGGGTTTGTTGATGCTAGGGGCGGATTGGGAGTTAAACCGGTAACCACTGACCCCAATCTTTGGCATAGACATTGTTGACATCTACAATAACGCCACCAACATTGCGCTGATAGTCAGCTACTTGATGGATGGTGACTCGAGGGTGAATAAGCCCACGAGAACCCCAATCATGTTGCCAGAAGAAACTGCCAAGACCATCGCGAATAGCCCAATCGATAGTG harbors:
- a CDS encoding cation acetate symporter, translating into MMTTYLAAGSSASNPILNICVFLAFIVVTMTVVLRVGKSTKEASDFYTGGGSFSGRQNGLAIAGDYLSAASFLGIVGAIAINGYDGFLYLIGFFVAWIAALLLVAEPLRNVGRFTMADVLSFRLKQKPVRVAAAFGTLFVSLFYLIAQMAGAGALVAVLLDLHGRLAQSIVVAVVGIIMILYVLIGGMKGTTYVQMIKAVLLVGGALIMTVLVFVMVKGGFSSLLDKAVMTHSASEYLAHKGYEASQILEPGLKYGKTLTTKIDFISLGISLVLGTAGLPHVLMRFYTVPTAKEARRSVTWAIGIIGAFYLMTLVLGYGAAALVGPDRILAAPGGANSAAPLLALELAGPIFMAAISAVAFATVLAVVAGLAITASASVAHDIYDAVIRDGKSSEEEQVRVSRITVIVVGIASIILGILAMEQNVAFLVSLAFAIAASANLPTILYSLYWKRFNTLGAVSSIYAGLGSALVLIFFSPAVSGAETSMFPHVDFAWFPLTSPGLVSIPLAFIAGYIGTLVGKPDNLDDLQAEMEVRSLTGVGVEAPVDH